A stretch of the Chanos chanos chromosome 1, fChaCha1.1, whole genome shotgun sequence genome encodes the following:
- the itpka gene encoding inositol-trisphosphate 3-kinase A: MPKERRRSLREAVLARPRIIDGSAREREGNFKSAQICNDLQEMAEQNSSAGGQVGFLANDKGISLRECQVPQVMITSDGDGSPREMEQDEMDEVNGRLRRKLSNSSISSTGSSTVFEESEDDILSDNETKTKGIVTLEHLEDTGENKPWWKLKTVVHWPLVAAQRKRLSWVQLAGHKGSFKAGDEGTILKKFSENEKLCFERLKDDVLYGFVPRYHGVVERDGETFLQMADLLATFDGPNVMDCKMGVRTYLEEELVRARERPKMRKDLYKKMMEVDSEAPTPDEQRQQAVTKPRYMQWRESMSSTNTLGFRIEGIKKADGTCHTDFKKTRSKEDVMQVLQDFVGGNANIIKSYVKRLEDIQQALRTSEFFRNHEVIGSSLLFIHDHTGRTEVWLIDFGKTTALPEGQTLDHFQPWQEGNREDGYLWGLENLLHLLASLTSG; this comes from the exons ATGCCAAAGGAGAGGCGGAGGTCGTTACGGGAGGCAGTGCTAGCCAGACCCAGGATAATCGACGGATCAGCAAGGGAGCGCGAGGGAAACTTTAAATCAGCACAGATTTGTAATGACCTGCAGGAGATGGCGGAACAAAATAGCTCCGCAGGTGGGCAAGTCGGATTTCTCGCCAACGATAAAGGCATTTCACTGAGAGAATGTCAGGTTCCTCAGGTAATGATTACCTCAGACGGTGATGGAAGCCCACGGGAGATGGAACAGGATGAGATGGACGAGGTGAATGGAAGGCTCCGACGTAAACTCTCCAACTCCTCAATTTCGTCGACGGGATCATCAACAGTGTTTGAGGAGTCGGAGGATGACATTCTCAGTGACAACGAGACTAAAACCAAGGGCATCGTAACGTTAGAACATTTGGAGGACACGGGAGAA AACAAACCCTGGTGGAAGCTGAAGACTGTCGTCCACTGGCCTCTGGTCGCAGCCCAGCGAAAACGTCTTTCCTGGGTCCAGTTAGCTGGCCATAAAG GCAGTTTCAAAGCCGGGGACGAGGGCACCATCCTGAAGAAGTTCTCGGAGAACGAAAAGCTGTGTTTCGAGCGACTGAAGGACGACGTGCTGTACGGCTTCGTGCCGAGGTACCATGGCGTCGTGGAGCGGGACGGCGAGACCTTCCTGCAGATGGCGGATCTTCTGGCCACGTTCGACGGGCCGAACGTGATGGATTGCAAGATGGGCGTCAG AACATATTTGGAAGAGGAGCTGGTGAGGGCAAGAGAAAGGCCAAAGATGCGTAAGGACCTGTATAAGAAGATGATGGAGGTGGATAGTGAAGCGCCCACTCCAGACGAGCAGAGGCAGCAGGCTGTCACCAAACCACGCTACATGCAGTGGAGGGAGAGCATGAGCTCCACCAACACACTGGGCTTCCGTATTGAAGGCATTAAG AAAGCTGACGGAACCTGCCACACAGACTTCAAGAAGACGCGATCAAAAGAGGATGTTATGCAGGTCCTCCAGGACTTCGTCGGAGGGAACGCAAACATAATT AAGTCTTATGTGAAGAGGCTGGAAGACATTCAACAAGCCCTGAGGACATCAGAGTTCTTCAGGAACCATGAG GTCATCGGGAGTTCTTTGCTGTTCATTCACGATCACACTGGGAGAACTGAAGTTTGGCTCATAGACTTCGGGAAGACCACCGCCCTGCCGGAGGGGCAGACCCTGGATCACTTCCAGCCCTGGCAGGAAGGCAACCGTGAGGACGGCTACTTATGGGGGCTTGAAAACCTTCTACACTTACTTGCCTCTCTGACCAGCGGGTGA